The genomic window TCAACATGAAGTGGAACATGGGCTGGATGCACGACACGCTCGGGTTCCTGGGCCGCGACCCGATCCATCGGACCTACCACCACCACGAGATCACGTTCTCCCTCGTGTACGCCTGGAGTGAGAACTACCTCCTGCCCATCAGTCACGACGAGGTCGTGCACGGCAAGGGAACGCTGTGGACCCGGATGCCCGGTGACGATCATGCGAAGGCAGCAGGCCTGCGAGGAATGCTCGCGTACATGTGGGCTCACCCCGGCAAGCAACTTCTGTTCATGGGCCAGGAGTTCGGTCAGACGCGCGAGTGGTCCGAGGAGCGCGGCCTGGACTGGTTCCAGCTCGACGAAAACAACGACAGTGGTCTGCATCGCGGGGTGTTGAACCTGGTCACCGACCTCAACGCCACCTACCGCGAGCACGCGGCGCTCTGGACGCTCGACACATCGCCGAGCGGATATTCGTGGATCGATGCCAACGACACCGAGAACAACGTGCTCAGCTTCCTCAGGTACGGAGCCGATGGTTCAGTGGTCGCCTGCGTCTTCAACTTCTCAGGAGTCGTACGCGGCGACTATCGTGTCGGATTACCGGAACCCGGTCGCTGGCGCGAGATCCTCAACACGGATGCACGCTCGTACGGCGGCAGCGGAGTCGGCAATCTCGGTGAAGTGACGGCAACGTCGCACTCGTGGCACGGCCGACCGGCGTCTGCACAGGTCGCGCTGCCCGCCAACGGAGCGATCTGGATCAAACTGGAGCGATGAATGAGCGGCGGTCGTACCCGACGACACCCTGTGTGGATGACCGCCGTGATAGCCGTGGCAGTACTGGCTGGGTGTAGCCAGTCGGTGGACGGACGTGCAGTCTCGATCTACGAGAACCCGTTCACCGTTGCCGGCCTTCCGGTCACCGACGGGCCGAGCGGACCCCGGCCCGGAGTGCAGAACTCCAGTCTCGCCGTGCGTAACGCGGAGGGCACGGACTCGGACATCATCGCGACCAACGCCATCGACGACATCCAGCAGTACTGGACCACGACGTACCCGGAGTTGTTCTCGACGCCGTTCGCTCCCGTGTCCGAGTTGATCTCGTGGGACGCCAGCGAGGACGAGGGTGACGGCATCCGATTCTGCGGCCTTCGCACCGGCGGCGTACCCAACGCTGCCTATTGCACCAGGGACGACACCATCGGCTGGGACCGGACCATTCTCTTGCCCGCGTTGATCGACGCTTTCGGCCCGATGGCCGTCGTCATGGTGATCGCGCACGAATACGGCCACTCGATTCAGCACCAGTCCGGCCTCGTCGGTGACGACACACCGACCATCGTCGCCGAACAGCAGGCAGACTGCTTCGCGGGGGCCTTCATCAGGCATGTGGCCGAAGGCGATTCGCCGCATTTCACCATCAACACGTCCGACGGGCTCAACGGCGTCCTCGCTGCGACAGTGGCAGTGCGTGACGTCGACCCCAACGATCCCGAATCGGTTCACGGTTCGGCGTTCGAGCGCGTCACCGCTGTTCAGATCGGCTTCACCGACGGAGCGTCGTCGTGCGTCAACATCGACGAGGACGAGATCGACTCCCGACGTGCCGATCTGCCGCAGAAGTTCAGCGACGCGGACGACGACGGCGAACTTCCTGTCACCAGGGAGTCGCTGGAGGCGTTCGTTCGGTCCTTCGAAAGTCTGCTCGCACTGGAGAATCCGCCGACCGTGTCCTACGACGGAAGCGACACCGGATGCCCCGACGGGACGTCGACCGAGCCGGTGTCCTATTGCGCGTCGACCAACACTCTCGGCGTCGACGTCGACGAGCTCGCCGAACTCGGCACCGCAGAACGTCCCCGGCGCGGAGATGTCATCCCGCTCAACGTCTCGGGCGACTACAGCGCATATGTGTTGTTCGCGTCGCGATACACCCTCGCAGTGCAGAACGCGGCAGGCCAAGCCCTCGACGATCCGCAGTCGGCCCTCCGCTCGGCGTGCCTGTCCGGAGTCATCACAGCAGGATTGAGCTCCGAGAACCCCGAGGCAAAAGGCCTGGAAGTGTGGCTCTCGCCGGGCGACCTCGACGAAGCAGTCTCGGGATTGCTCAGCGATGGCCTGACCGCCAGCGACATCAACGGCGTCACGCTGCCGAGCGGCTTTTCGCGCGTCGATGCCTTCCGCTCCGGCGTGCTCGGTGGCCAGGACACCTGCAATGTCCGCTACCGGTGAACCAGCCGGTGTCGGGTCAGTAGAGCGCTGACGCGAGCTTCCGGCGAGCAGCCACGACGACGGGGTCGGCCTTGTCGAAAAGTTCGAACAGTTCGAGCAATCTCGTCCGAAGCGCAGTCCGATCGTCACCGGCAGTCCGCTTGATGCCGTCGATCAGACGCGAGAACGCAGCTTCCGGATTCTGTTGCGAGAGCTCGACATCGGCCGCCTCGATCTGCAGTGACACATCGTTCGGCGCAGCATCGGCCTTCTCCACGGAGTCGGCGTCGACGTCCTGCACGCGCGCAAGGAACTTCACCTGACGCAACGCCGCCTGCGCGTCCGTGTTCGACGGCTCCGCATCGATGATGGCCTGGTACGCGGCGATGGCCTTGTCGAAATCCCCATCGTCGAGCGCTTCCTCGGCCGCGACCAAGCGCGGGTCCTCGGGCTCGGGCTCGTCCTCGACGGGTTCGGCTCCCGGCGGACCGCTCAGTTTGCCCGCGGTGGCCTGTTCGATTGCTTCGATCCACTTACGAAGCTGCTCATCTGGCTGAGGGCCTTGAAAGTCCGCCAACGGTTGCCCACCAGCTACGGCAACGACCGTCGGGATGGCCTGGACGCCGAAGGCCTGTGCGATCTGCGGATTGCTGTCGACGTCGACTCGTGCGTGGATCCACGTACCGCCCGCTTCGAGCGCCAACTGACCGAGCTGGCGAGTGAGCGCGACCGATTGCGGGGATCGGGCCGATCCCAGGTCGACGATGACAGGAACCTGTGACGAGCGCTGCAGAACCTCGGCCTCGAATGTGGCTGCAGTCACATCTACGATCGGAGGCAATCCACCGGTGCCATCGCTGGATTCAGCCGTGGGCGGCGGCGCGGGCCGGTCTTTGAGTGCCGAAAGATCGACTGCACCGGCGATCGATGCTGGGACGACTGCGGGCGGACGGGCTGACGAGCGAGAACCGGGTCGAGTCACGCCATACAGTTTGTCACTAACCCGGTCCCGTCACTACCGGCAAGGTCTAGAGCGCGGCGCCCTTGGTGAGGGTCGGCTCCGAGGAACTCAGTTCTGCCAGCTTCCCTGTGCGTGCGGCCCACACCTCGAACACGATGGTGCCGAACGGGGGAATGCTTGCGACCGCCGCCAGAAGGGTGGTGACGACGGTCCATCGAAGTTTGACTGCAGTGAGAACCGTCACAATCAGGTAGATCACGAAGACCGCGCCGTGGATGGGGCCGAAGATCTTGACCCCGATCTCGTTACCGTCCGCGGGGATGTACTTGAATGCCATCCCGATGAGCAGTCCGAGCCATGTGAGGGCTTCGAGGATTGCGATGAAGCGAAATCGCTTCGCGGTGGTGCTCAGGTCGAAGAAGTTCAGCATGTCGACTATTGTGCCCCAACTTCTACGACACACCGTAGTGGCTCTGGTCTCACCACCAGGGCTTGACCGGAGCCACTACGGCGTGCTTTACCGACTCTTTACTGCTTGGGCACGCGCACGATGAGGGCGTCGCCTTGTCCGCCGCCGCCGCACAGTGCTGCTGCGCCGATTCCGCCTCCGCGGCGCTGCAGTTCGAGTGCGAGATGCAGCGCGATGCGAGCGCCGGACATGCCGAGCGGGTGACCGATTGCGATGGCGCCGCCGTTGACGTTGACCTTGCTGTCGTCGATTCCCAGTTCACGGGTCGAGGCGATCCCGACGGCCGCGAAGGCTTCGTTGATCTCGATCAGATCGAGGTCCTTGGGGTCGATTCCTTCCTTCGCGCAGGCTTTGACGATCGCGCGTGCAGGCTGAGACTGGAGCGAGGAGTCGGGTCCGGCGACAACGCCGTGTGCACCGATCTCGGCGATCCACGTGAGCCCGAGGCTTTCGGCTTTGGTCTTGCTCATCACGACGACGGCGGCGGCACCGTCGTTGATGGTCGAGGCATTGCCCGCGGTGATGGTGCCGGTCTTGGAGAAGGCCGGGCGGAGCTTGGCGAGGGTGTCCGTCGTGGTGTCGGCGCGGATGCCCTCGTCCTGCGAGAAGACAATCGGATCGCCCTTGCGCTGCGGAATCTCGACCGGCACGACCTCGTCGTCGAAGACGCCGTTCTTCCATGCCGTCGCTGCCCGCTGGTGCGACGCCGCCGCGAACGCGTCCTGCTCCTCCCGGGTGCTGGCGACCGCGCCGTCGTTGCGGGATTCGGTGAGCCCACCCATCGCCTGCTCGGTGAAGATGTCGTACAGCCCGTCGTACGCGAGGTGATCTTTCATCGTCACGTCGCCGTATTTGAATCCGGCACGGGACTTTTCGAGCATGTGCGGTGCCTGCGTCATCGACTCCTGACCGCCTGCGACGACGATCTCGAATTCACCAGCACGAATGAGCTGATCGGCCAGGGCGATGGCGTCGACGCCCGACAAGCACACCTTGTTGATCGTCAGGGCGGGGACGTCCATCGGGATGCCTGCGGCAACCGCGGCCTGACGAGCGGGGATCTGGCCGGCGCCTGCGGTGAGGACCTGGCCCATGATGACGTACTCGACGAGCTCGGGTGCCACACCGGACTTGTCCAATGCTCCCTTGATCGCGATCCCGCCGAGATCGGAACCCGAGAAGTCCTTCAACGATCCGGACAACCGACCGACCGGGGTACGAGCCCCGGCGACGATGACAGAGACGGTCACGATATTCCTCCAAATAGATGCAACAGAAGTTAGTAGCCATTGTGCATGGCAGCCCCGCTGAGCGGCGCGACGAAGCTGACGCTAACGTCGACTCTATGACCTCGACCACGCCCTCTTCCACGGGACTCCCCATCCGATCCGACCTCGTCACGGCCATCGACCACGTCGGCATCGCCGTTCCTGATTTGGACGTCGCCATAGCCTGGTACTCCCATCACCTCGGGATGGTCTCCACACACGAAGAGGTCAACGAGGGCCAAGGTGTGCGCGAAGCGATGCTCTCGTTCCCTGGTGCACCCGCGGGAGCTACCGCTCTGCAACTCCTCGCACCGCTCGACGAGAACTCGACGATCGCCAAGTTCATCGACCGCAACGGACCCGGCCTTCAGCAGCTCGCCTACCGGGTCACCGATATCGAGGAGATCTCCTCGGAACTCCGTTCCCGTGGTGTCAGACTGCTCTACGACGCCCCCCGACGCGGCACCGCCGATTCGAAAATCAACTTCGTTCACCCCAAGGACGCAGGTGGAGTGCTGATCGAGTTGGTAGAACCGACCGAGAACCCGATTCATTGACCTAGCGTATGGCCCTGCAACCTACGCACCGGTAAATTGACCGCCATGGCCAACGAGCAAGAGCGCACCGGTGTGCAACTTCCCTTTTCCGTCGTCCGAAAAGGATTCGATCGAGACGAAGTAACCAACTACTTCGAACGGTTCGACGCAGAACTTCGGTTGACGACCGCAGATCGTGACGCAGCTGCGTCGCAAGCTCGTGACCTCGCCAAGCAGCTCGACGACGCTCGGGACGAGATCGACGAACTACGCAAGGACATAGACAGGCTTTCGGTTCCGCCGACCACGGCCGAGGGCATGAGCGACCGAATTTCTCGAATGCTGCGCCTCGCGTCCGACGAAGCCTCCGAAGTTCGCGCGAAGGCGCACTCGGAAGCGGAGGAGATGGTGTCGGTCGCCGAGCAGGAGAGCGCCCGTCTGCGTGGGCGGCACGAATCGCTCGTCGCCGAATTGGAGGAACGGCGTTCTGCTCTCGAAACCGAACATGAGCAGACGATGGCGCAGGCACGCACCGAGGCGGCACGCGTCGTCGAAGCCGCCCAGGCCGAGCGCGATCAGTTGGCCGCCGAATCCGAGGCCAAGCGTGCCAAGGTTCAAGAGGACTTCGAGATCACGATGGCCGATCGTCGCACCAAGATCCTTGCAGCACTGGAGGATCTGGAGGCATCGAGCAAGGCTGATGCGGCACACCGCATCGAGGAGGCGACCACCGAGTCGACTCGTCGACTGCAGGCAGCCACCGAGCAAGCCGAACGCAGGATCGCGCACTCCAAGGAACTGGCCGAGGAGCTGCGCGTCCTACGCAGCAGAGTTCTGGCTCAGTTGCTGGGCATTCGAGGCCAGCTGGATTCGGTGCCGGCGATGCTCGCTTCGGTCAATCGCGAGAGCGAACTTCTCGACGCACCCGACACTGCGTTGTCGGCCAAAGAGGACGATGCGTCCGGTGACGCCGACGCCAAGGAAAAGGCCGACGCCGCATCCTGATTCGCTCAGGCGCTGGTCGTCACGACCAGCGCCGAGTGAGTCCGCGAGTGCCGCGACCGGACCAACATCCGGTGTGCCAATGTCGCCGATTTTCGGGCCCGCCAAGCTCGTCCGCAGGCCACGCAACCATATGCGCGACGCCGGGTCGGATCTCGTGGTCGCACCCGGGACACCGATAGGTCTTGGTCGCACGGTTGCCGGGGACGGTACGCGTCGTGAATTCTTCGTCGGACCAGCCAGCAGGGCCGGTCTCGACGCGTGCGCCGCCCATCAAGGAATCGGGACCCGAGTCCCGCGAACCGGCAGCTTTCCGGTTCGTCTTGCGATCGTGATTCCGTCGAGGCACATCCCGATTGTAGGAGAACCCGTCAGAAAAGCCTGAACTCCGTGCTGTCGGTTCCCCTGAGCACGTCGTAGTCGAGGGTGAGACAACGGATGCCTCGGTCGGTCGCCAATGTCTTGGCCTGAGGTTTGATGCTTTGAGCCGCGAACACACCGCTGACGGGCGCCAAAAGCGGATCGCGGTTGAGGAGTTCCAAATATCTGGTGAGCTGCTCGACGCCGTCGATCTCACCCCTGCGTTTGATCTCCACTGCTACCGTGCCTC from Rhodococcus sp. P1Y includes these protein-coding regions:
- a CDS encoding metallopeptidase, with translation MSGGRTRRHPVWMTAVIAVAVLAGCSQSVDGRAVSIYENPFTVAGLPVTDGPSGPRPGVQNSSLAVRNAEGTDSDIIATNAIDDIQQYWTTTYPELFSTPFAPVSELISWDASEDEGDGIRFCGLRTGGVPNAAYCTRDDTIGWDRTILLPALIDAFGPMAVVMVIAHEYGHSIQHQSGLVGDDTPTIVAEQQADCFAGAFIRHVAEGDSPHFTINTSDGLNGVLAATVAVRDVDPNDPESVHGSAFERVTAVQIGFTDGASSCVNIDEDEIDSRRADLPQKFSDADDDGELPVTRESLEAFVRSFESLLALENPPTVSYDGSDTGCPDGTSTEPVSYCASTNTLGVDVDELAELGTAERPRRGDVIPLNVSGDYSAYVLFASRYTLAVQNAAGQALDDPQSALRSACLSGVITAGLSSENPEAKGLEVWLSPGDLDEAVSGLLSDGLTASDINGVTLPSGFSRVDAFRSGVLGGQDTCNVRYR
- a CDS encoding tetratricopeptide repeat protein; protein product: MAGAVDLSALKDRPAPPPTAESSDGTGGLPPIVDVTAATFEAEVLQRSSQVPVIVDLGSARSPQSVALTRQLGQLALEAGGTWIHARVDVDSNPQIAQAFGVQAIPTVVAVAGGQPLADFQGPQPDEQLRKWIEAIEQATAGKLSGPPGAEPVEDEPEPEDPRLVAAEEALDDGDFDKAIAAYQAIIDAEPSNTDAQAALRQVKFLARVQDVDADSVEKADAAPNDVSLQIEAADVELSQQNPEAAFSRLIDGIKRTAGDDRTALRTRLLELFELFDKADPVVVAARRKLASALY
- a CDS encoding DUF3817 domain-containing protein; this encodes MVDMLNFFDLSTTAKRFRFIAILEALTWLGLLIGMAFKYIPADGNEIGVKIFGPIHGAVFVIYLIVTVLTAVKLRWTVVTTLLAAVASIPPFGTIVFEVWAARTGKLAELSSSEPTLTKGAAL
- a CDS encoding acetyl-CoA C-acetyltransferase yields the protein MTVSVIVAGARTPVGRLSGSLKDFSGSDLGGIAIKGALDKSGVAPELVEYVIMGQVLTAGAGQIPARQAAVAAGIPMDVPALTINKVCLSGVDAIALADQLIRAGEFEIVVAGGQESMTQAPHMLEKSRAGFKYGDVTMKDHLAYDGLYDIFTEQAMGGLTESRNDGAVASTREEQDAFAAASHQRAATAWKNGVFDDEVVPVEIPQRKGDPIVFSQDEGIRADTTTDTLAKLRPAFSKTGTITAGNASTINDGAAAVVVMSKTKAESLGLTWIAEIGAHGVVAGPDSSLQSQPARAIVKACAKEGIDPKDLDLIEINEAFAAVGIASTRELGIDDSKVNVNGGAIAIGHPLGMSGARIALHLALELQRRGGGIGAAALCGGGGQGDALIVRVPKQ
- the mce gene encoding methylmalonyl-CoA epimerase: MTSTTPSSTGLPIRSDLVTAIDHVGIAVPDLDVAIAWYSHHLGMVSTHEEVNEGQGVREAMLSFPGAPAGATALQLLAPLDENSTIAKFIDRNGPGLQQLAYRVTDIEEISSELRSRGVRLLYDAPRRGTADSKINFVHPKDAGGVLIELVEPTENPIH
- a CDS encoding ATP/GTP-binding protein — translated: MPRRNHDRKTNRKAAGSRDSGPDSLMGGARVETGPAGWSDEEFTTRTVPGNRATKTYRCPGCDHEIRPGVAHMVAWPADELGGPENRRHWHTGCWSGRGTRGLTRRWS